The region cctgacagaggacaaccATGGCAATCAGGTCCCTGGCACcgagcctggttccgtggtgcagaggggaaagaggaagatgaggaatccggtagtcataggggattccatagtgaggggaacagacaggaggttctgtcagcctgacagagtcacccacatggtgtgttgcctcccaggtgccagggtacgggatgtcttggatcaggtgCAGAGtcttctgaagggagagggtgaacagccagaagtcttggtacatgttggtaccaatgacataggtagaaaaagggaggaggtcttgaagggtgaattcagggagttaggtaggaagctgaaaagcaggacctctagggtagtaatctcaggattgctacctgtgtcacGTGCTAATGAGCACAAGAATACCATGACCAGGCATATTAatatgtggctgagagactggtgtagggggcagggattcagattcctggatcattgggacctcttctgggggaggaacaacctgtgcaaaaaggacgggttacacccgaacccaaaggggtccaatatcctagcgaaCACAttaaatagagctgttagggagggtttgaactaatttggcagggggatgggaactggagtgatagggctgaggaaggggaaaacagaaataaatcaaagatagcgtgcaacagagattatagaaagaacaggtaggagatgaggcttaatcacagccagtggcatgagttacagggcaatagaggcatggtgcagttcaaacagaaagcaacaaatactggactgagagtgttatatttgaatgcacgcagcataaggaataaaattgacaatcttgaaattcagctatagATTGTCAAATATGacgtggccatctctgaaacttggctaaaggatggctgtcattgggagctgaacgtccaaggatatacggtgtatcggaaagatagattagtaggcagagggggtggtgtgactctgtgtataagaaataatattaaatcattaggaaGAGAGGACATAGGATTGTAAGGTATgcagtctctatgggttgagttaaaaacaagaagagtaaaaggaccccaatggcagttgtatacaggcctccaaacaacagccgggatgtggatacaaattacagcaggagatagaataAGTatgtcagaaaggcagtgtcatgataatcgttggggattttaacatgaaagtggattgggacaggtcagtactggacctcaagagagataATTTGTAGAACGTCTAAGGAATGACTTTTTAGaagagcttgttgttgagcccactaggagattgactgtgctggattgggtgttgtgcaatgatccaaaggtgataagagagcttaaggttaaggaacccttagggaaaagtgatcacaatatgatcgagctaacattgaaatttgaaagggaaaatttaaaatcCAATATGTGtggatatttcagtggaataaaggaaattacaatggcatgagaggggaactggccgtaGTTGACTgcaaagggacatttgcaggaaggacagcagagcagcaatggctggagttactgcaagaaatgagggaagtgcaagacggatatattccaaataagaagaaatgttCCAAGGGAAGAAGTACACTACTGTGGCTggcaagtgaagtcaaagccaaagtaaaagcaaaaaagaaggcatacaaggaagcccgagccagtgggaagatggaggattgaggagttttaaaaacttgcagaaggatactaagaaggttattaggaaggaaaagatgaattatgagaggaagctggtgactaatatcaaagaagatactaaaagctttttcaagtatataaagggtaaaagagaattgagagtagatataggaccaatacaaaatcatgctggagatattgtagtgagagatgcagagatgggagAGGAACTGAATACGTATTTAGCaccggtcttcacagtggaagacatctgcagtatactggacattgaAGAGTGTCAGTAAgttgaagtttgtgcagtgaaaattacgactgagaaggtgttcaggaaacttaatggtctgagggtggataaatctcctggacctgatggaatgcaccctcgtattctgaaggaagtagctggagagattgtggaggcattaacaatgatctttcaagaatatagattctggcattgtactggatgactggaaaattacaagtgTTACTCAGCTATTTaaaaagggtgggaggcagcaaaaaggaaactatcgacctgttagcctgacatcagtggttggggagttgttggaatcgattgttagggatgagattacggagtacctggaggcacatgacaaggtaggccaaagccagcatcgtttcccgaaaggaaaatcctgtctgacaaacctactgcaattctttgaggaaattacaagcagggtagacaaaggagaagcagtagACGtagtgaacttggattttcagaaggcctttgacaaggtgccgcacatgaggctgcttagcaagataagtgcccatggaattacaggtaagttactagcatgggtggagcattggctggtcggctagagaatgggaataaagggatcctattctggctggctgccagttatcaGTGGAATtcacaggagttggtgttgggaccgctgctttttacgatgtatgtcagtgatttggactacagtattaatggatttgtggctaaatttgccgatgatacaaagataggcggaggagcggtgaatgttgaggaaacagagacttagatagtttaggggaatgggcaaagaagtggcaaatgaaatacaatgttggaaagtgtatagtcatgcactttggtggaagaaataaactggcaggCTATTATTTGGATGGAgatagaattcaaaatgcagagatgcaaagggacttgggagaccttgtgcaagataccctaaaggttaacctccaggttaagtcagttgtgaagaaggcgaatgcaatgttggcattcatttctagaggtatggaaTATAAGACCTGGGATGTGATGTCGAGGCTCcaaaaggcactcgtgagaccatacttggagtattgtgtgctgttttgggctccttactttagaaaggatgtactgacattgcagagggctcagagaagattcacgagaatgattccaggaatgaaagggttaccgtatgggTAATGTCTGGCAGCTTTtgggctgtgttccctggagttcagaagaatgagggggggatctcatagaaacattcagaatgttaaaaggcccttacagattagatatggcaaagttatttcccatggcaggggattctaggacaagagggcacaacttcagaattgaaggatgtccttttagaactgagatgcggagaaattactttagtcagagggtggtaaatctgtggaatttgttgccacgagcggctgtggaggccaaatcattgggtgtatttaaggcagagacagataggttcttgattagccgagGAGTCAAagtgaaggcaggggaagggttggagaattggatcagcccatgattaaatggtggagtagactcaatgggccgaatggcctacttcttctcctatatcttatggtcttgtggtctaaaagcCTTGCATTCGATTTGGATCTTTTCTAAAATTGCCTCTTTCTACATCTTCTGGTTCTGGATCTTTCTGCCTGCTGGAACATGTTTCATCCCATTCTCTCTGGGAACAGACTGATATCAGACACCTTTGTCTGGGGTAACCAGTGACCTGCAGCACTTACACtggtgagggagtggggtttgagtacTTGGAAAGTCTCCAGAGCAGCCATGTAATATCATGTGCTCTTTGTAGCTCTGTGTGACACGcccagaacctgaaataatactgaCTGGGAGAgccaaactgagccaagtcacagattgACAACAGGCAGAAATGTCCATTCTGATACAGGCGGAAAGACAGGAAATTAATTGTCAGTCCGGATTCCTGGACAGTGCCCAGTTAGACAATGAGgaattgttcctccaacttgggCTGAATCTCATTGTGACAGCCTAATGTTAGAGACTAAAACTATTTAATTTAAAATgctctctttcacccactgataTCTTTTGTAAATCTTCTTGCAGGTTTGAAACATCAAAGAATTTCTGAATGGGTATCTTGAAAACAAAAACATCAGTTCTTCAGTGCAACATCAGTTCTGCTGTCTTTGTCAGCTCACCAGCATTTGAAAACAATCAGTCTCTGAATGTAGAGGAGGAGATGCTTGAGAAGACAGAACAACAGTCACAGCAAGGAGAATCCGAACACGTGTTCAGTGTAGGGGTGAGATTTGCATGAACCCACCTGGAGATAAAGCTTCTAATTGTCTTCAGATTATCAAAGGAGTGACCAGATATTCTCTTTGTAGCACCAATAGATCAGTTGTCAATCCTTGGAGATGAAGATGTATCTCATCCCAGCTGGATATGTGTTTTGGGTCTGAAAGGAAACATTCTGTTTTAACTCAGTGAAATTCACTGGAACCGGGGTGCTGAGAACACACCAGCGTTTGTTCACCAGAGATCAGTTCTTCAACTGCAATGATTTTACAAGGGATTCACTATGACTAACATCTGACTTGGTGAATTGTCAGACAATTGATATCATTCACCTGCTCTCAGTGTGGGCATGAATTATCTCACTCAGCCAACCTGCAGATAtaccagtgagttcacactggggagaggccaatGATCTGCTCTTTGGGAGAGGATatactcagtcatccaacctgaaGATACATCAACAAGTTCACACTATAGTGAGGCGGTTCACCTGTTCTGTGGGAAGCAATTGGTTCTGTCATCCAAACTGAAGATTTCAGACTGGGGTATCGGAGTTTGGATTTCAGTTCagacacagtctgtaaggagcttgtacgtctTTGCCGTGACCACAtggttttcctccgggtgctctagtttcctttcacagtccaaggacatatcggataataggttaattggtcattgtaaattgtcctctgacaGAGCTGGGTTAACAGGTGGATTGCTGGACGGAGCAGCTGATTGGGCTGAagaggcctgttccatgctgtatctccaaatgaaATCAAATAAAATCCACACCagtgagaggccgttcacctgctccttgTGAGAAGAGATTGACTCACCAAGTCTACGTGCAGATACATAAACAggttggagagagagatagagagagttagagagagagagagagagagagagagagagagagagagatagagattgaGATTGTTCCACAGTTCAGTGTGTGGACAGGGATTCATTAATACATCCCACATGATGAGACAACAGCAAGTTCaaactggggagagaccattcacctgctctgaatgcgGAAAGGGATTTACTTGCCCATCAAAACTGCTTTCacaccagagagttcacaccagggagaggccgttcacttgctctgaatgtgggaagggatttactgagTCTTGTAATTTACTGGtgcaccaacgagttcacactggggagaaaccatatacttgttctgaatgtgggaagggatttactcagtcatgtaacctactgacacaccagcgaattcatactggggagagaccgttcacttgctccgaatgtgggaaaggatttactCTGCAATCTCACTTAAGGACacaccagcgacttcacactggggagaggccgttcacctgctccgaatgtggaaagggatttactctgtcatctcacctactggcacaccagcgaattcatactggggagagaccgttcacctgctctgaatgtgggaaaggatttactCTGCAATCTCAGTTACGGACacaccagcgacttcacactggggagaggccgttcacctgctccgaatgTGGAAAGGGATTTACTCTGTCATCTCACCTATTGGCACATCAACGAATTCatactggggagagaccattcatttgctctgaatgtgggaaaggatttactCTGCAATCTCACTTAAGgacacaccagcgaattcacactggggagaggccgttcacctgctctgaatgtggaaagGGATTTACCGGGTCATCTAACTTATTggcacaccagcgaattcacagtGGTGAGAGACCattcacttgctctgaatgtgggaagggatttactcggtCTTCtaacctactgacacaccagcgaattcacactggggagagcccattcacctgctctgaatgtgggaagagattcactcaatcAGCCCACCTTGTGACGCACTACCGAGTTCACACTCGGGAAAGTGTTTAAATAAGCAGCCTGCTGGATATTTAACCCTCACAGTTTCTGAATCCAGAGACGCGTTCAaaagtgactgttggtgtcagaCTTTAATTATTGCTGCTCTCATCAAACCAAGTCTGCACTGTAGTCACTGGGATGGGAGGTGTTTCTTAATGTTGATGTAATGGgaatggagtttaatattctggatcagTGGCAAATAAATGAGTTCTATTTTAAACATTGACTCAGGTACTTAGTTAACCTACAACACACCAAGTTTACCGTTCGGGGCCAACAGAGTCCAgctggtccctgcccatgtttctgttccaccTCTGTCCTTTTAAATCCATCCCTGCttttcacctctcactgtccctgTGGTGATGGGCTCCAAGTCGTCACCAGTTGTGGGTGAAAAGGTTGcccttgaatttcctgcatgactttctgcagactgaagacaAGCTC is a window of Mobula birostris isolate sMobBir1 chromosome 10, sMobBir1.hap1, whole genome shotgun sequence DNA encoding:
- the LOC140204018 gene encoding uncharacterized protein, producing the protein MMRQQQVQTGERPFTCSECGKGFTCPSKLLSHQRVHTRERPFTCSECGKGFTESCNLLVHQRVHTGEKPYTCSECGKGFTQSCNLLTHQRIHTGERPFTCSECGKGFTLQSHLRTHQRLHTGERPFTCSECGKGFTLSSHLLAHQRIHTGERPFTCSECGKGFTLQSQLRTHQRLHTGERPFTCSECGKGFTLSSHLLAHQRIHTGERPFICSECGKGFTLQSHLRTHQRIHTGERPFTCSECGKGFTGSSNLLAHQRIHSGERPFTCSECGKGFTRSSNLLTHQRIHTGESPFTCSECGKRFTQSAHLVTHYRVHTRESV